A stretch of Oncorhynchus mykiss isolate Arlee chromosome 14, USDA_OmykA_1.1, whole genome shotgun sequence DNA encodes these proteins:
- the LOC110489054 gene encoding uncharacterized protein LOC110489054: protein MISEADRQGAVRPKRLPSDGHRDRDRSPRQRAEADQHYVLQERHQEGIDDLPAGKRQMMEKFFTPVHSPSPGGMKPGKHCHHNPDHYHQHRDQERETHSYSRLRDNDRRSSESHGHHHTHGNHLQDDQEQPLRRHHHHPQHLHHDDEMSDHHTTVTLSRASSSSLSSSPSDSSTEWSSEAGIDDKFSMKHVSRPQHTMSCSNIAGGRQFREDDSELQVYATVKQGRIHGGGSPGTHPRAQERGGREPSYSELNRGHSRSEEGLLQNTGTDKGKVRTPPHLKHGSLYKTASLGRSLAFSEEVLAGPKRAVSFIQLPSKGILKNKEAPRDIRKAKSMEVLSPRVAGKATGPKGKQDVDALKDAARQSMVKGKIQFSAFLDEITKQVISPARLNTLGVPVETVGPGPAKAPASPKSQPKSQPQLPSKKQGDGQGEEREPATKPQALPRKLRNASDARSRKISLPAKFGYESKNHTPRLGSPPTLLSSQPYPPHPPAGYEDEPASLPDFQGPVGNRHGRYGPLLTDGTVSSSPEPSHHKHRSYKHLDQSHRSSHSPPSSPHTQQPQLPHHALIHTHSPPPVQGPESESPSSKSDSSRNREQDTASPNSEQNDRHSQSTYRWCPTSYRALTDDIGELQTLQEENAELHQNLMQTVVCIESLEAELARAREELSHMKEKFKRLQDTHTGTQHTNSLLGEKLHSATESLCSERKYMVQHIAHLSTELEQANATIVSLENINVPCLIKELLEKHFDSGDAVKQFLKNALKTGQSTGDIESQAPKLEQKPSDWSSIGLREFEAGPQRVTAFMPWKQEEGFGVIGQTGNEDSGSMSPPFSIADISMAVYKKLAASQAARQPRPSNYQPHTDTPPNPYPLVELGTGGEGYRVPAVKGCVAEAGRAAESKQGAVVDVSYLTAQRVLDDFLHQLTHPEDESGGGGRGHKANGEEEELTRGGRSERNL from the exons ATGATCTCTGAGGCTGACAGACAGGGAGCAGTTAGACCCAAGAGGTTACCATCAGACGGGCACAGGGACAGGGACCGCAGCCCCAGACAGAGAGCAGAAGCTGATCAACACTATGTTTTACAGGAGAGACATCAGGAGGGCATCGACGACCTCCCTGCAGGGAAGAGACAAATGATGGAGAAGTTTTTCACTCCTGTTCATAGTCCTTCTCCAGGTGGGATGAAACCAGGGAAGCACTGCCATCACAACCCCGATCATTACCACCAGCACCGGGATCAAGAAAGGGAGACACACAG CTACAGCAGGTTACGGGACAATGATAGACGCAGCAGTGAAAGCCACGGTCACCACCATACCCATGGTAACCATCTCCAAGATGACCAGGAGCAACCCCTTAGACGCCACCATCACCATCCTCAGCACCTTCATCACGATGACGAGATGTCGGACCACCACACCACCGTCACACTCTCCAGAgcatcttcctcctccctctcatcttccCCCTCCGACTCTTCCACCGAATGGTCCTCTGAGGCTGGCATTGACGACAAGTTCTCCATGAAGCACGTCAGCCGGCCGCAGCATACCATGTCCTGCTCCAACATTGCGGGAGGACGACAGTTCCGTGAGGACGACAGCGAGCTGCAGGTGTATGCCACTGTCAAACAGGGTCGAATTCACGGAGGAGGCAGTCCTGGGACCCATCCTCGGGCCCAGGAGAGGGGAGGACGAGAGCCCAGCTACTCCGAGCTAAATCGAGGCCACAGCCGCAGTGAAGAGGGGCTGCTGCAGAACACAGGAACTGACAAAGGGAAAGTACGGACACCCCCACACCTGAAGCACGGATCCCTCTACAAGACAGCCAGCCTGGGCCGGAGCCTGGCCTTCAGTGAAGAGGTCTTGGCTGGGCCGAAGAGGGCGGTGTCTTTTATCCAGCTCCCCAGTAAAGGCATCCTGAAAAACAAGGAGGCGCCACGGGACATCCGCAAGGCCAAGTCCATGGAGGTGCTGTCCCCCCGGGTGGCAGGCAAAGCGACAGGGCCCAAGGGGAAGCAGGATGTGGATGCTCTGAAGGATGCAGCCAGGCAGAGCATGGTAAAGGGGAAGATACAGTTCTCTGCCTTCCTGGATGAGATCACTAAACAGGTCATCAGCCCCGCCCGACTCAATACTCTGGGGGTCCCTGTCGAGACCGTAGGACCGGGTCCAGCCAAAGCCCCAGCATCCCCCAAATCTCAACCGAAAAGTCAGCCCCAGCTTCCTTCGAAAAAGCAGGGAGATgggcagggggaagagagggagccgGCTACTAAACCGCAGGCTCTGCCTAGGAAACTGAGGAATGCCTCTGACGCACGGTCACGGAAAATATCTCTCCCTGCAAAGTTTGGGTATGAAAGCAAGAACCACACTCCTCGTCTAGGCAGccccccaaccctcctctccagCCAACCCTACCCGCCCCACCCACCAGCTGGCTATGAAGACGAACCAGCTTCCCTGCCTGACTTCCAGGGTCCTGTCGGTAATAGGCATGGGCGGTATGGCCCGCTTCTTACAGATGGCACTGTCAGCTCCAGCCCTGAGCCCAGCCATCACAAACACCGGAGCTACAAACACCTTGATCAGAGCCACAGGTCCAGCCATAGCCCACCTTCATCTCCACACACCCAGCAACCCCAGCTACCCCATCACGCCCTGATCCACACACATTCCCCTCCTCCAGTACAAGGGCCAGAGTCGGAGTCTCCCTCCAGCAAGTCGGACTCGTCCCGGAACAGAGAACAAGACACGGCCAGCCCTAACTCCGAGCAGAACGACCGCCACAGCCAGTCAACCTACCGCTGGTGTCCTACTTCATATAGG GCCTTGACGGATGACATAGGCGAACTCCA GACACTGCAGGAGGAGAATGCTGAGCTGCACCAGAACCTGATGCAAACAGTGGTCTGCATCGAGAGCCTGGAGGCGGAGCTAGCCAGGGCTAGGGAGGAGCTTAGCCACATGAAGGAGAAGTTCAAGAG gctccaggacacacacacaggtacccAGCACACCAACAGCCTTCTGGGGGAGAAACTGCACTCAGCG ACTGAGAGCCTTTGCTCTGAGAGGAAGTATATGGTGCAGCATATAGCCCATCTCAGCACAGAGCTGGAGCAGGCCAACGCCACCATTGTCTCTCTGGAGAACATCAAT GTTCCCTGTCTGATCAAGGAGCTCCTAGAGAAGCACTTTGACTCTGGAGACGCTGTCAAGCAGTTCCTGAAGAACGCCTTGAAAACCGGCCAATCTACGGGAGACATCGAATCACAGGCTCCAAAACTGGAGCAGAAGCCGTCTGATTGGTCAAGCATAGGACTGAGGGAGTTTGAGGCGGGTCCACAAAGGGTCACTGCTTTTATGCCCTGGAAGCAGGAGGAGGGGTTTGGGGTGATAGGTCAGACAGGAAATGAGGATTCTGGCTCGATGAGTCCCCCTTTCTCAATCGCTGACATCAGTATGGCTGTATATAAGAAGCTAGCTGCCAGCCAAGCAGCAAGACAGCCCCGGCCTTCCAACTACCAACCTCACACTGACACCCCTCCCAACCCCTACCCTCTGGTGGAGTTGGGTACAGGGGGGGAGGGTTACCGTGTGCCTGCTGTCAAGGGGTGTGTGGCAGAGGCAGGGAGAGCAGCTGAGAGTAAGCAgggtgctgttgttgatgtgtccTATCTGACGGCCCAGAGGGTTTTAGATGACTTCCTGCACCAGCTGACTCACCCAGAGGATGAGAGtggaggtggggggagggggcaCAAGGCCAACGGGGAGGAGGAGGAACTGACGAGAGGGGGGCGGAGTGAAAGGAACCTGTGA